The following are encoded together in the Oreochromis niloticus isolate F11D_XX linkage group LG12, O_niloticus_UMD_NMBU, whole genome shotgun sequence genome:
- the LOC109204383 gene encoding uncharacterized protein LOC109204383 yields MPRTYRRKTSWGSTPLEEIERAASEVKGGKSIRSVAKERQIDRSTVRRYIKKRDTQEVKSVGYSGTASAKRVFSEEVEKELAEHIKKLAEQFHGISPKKCRELALELAGRNNIPTPSNWTEKGLAGKEWFKNFLARHHLSCRMPEATSLGRATAFNKTTVGEFFDNLAKVIDRYKFPPNMIFNVDETGVTTVQTPKQVVAEKGKKQVGSITSAERVELVTVVCAVNATGNAVPPMFIFPRVRYKDHFIAGAPPGSIGTTTRSGWISEDVFVVFLEHLVQQTKCSPDLPLLLIMDNHEAHISLKALDIAKTSGIVMLTIPPHTSHRLQPLDKCVYGPFKTYYNRALDGWMRSNPGKTASIYQIAGCVNDAFMSAMTPRNISSGFRATGIFPYNRDIFSDAEFEPSMVSDRPNLEQQPAAEGVAPVVSASLSAELPSPDPVHACGSRSDPNHARYVSPTDILPLPKSQQPRKQTNRKRVKTRILTDTPEKQAIERHHEERTNKLKGKKEIIHKKQGMWKRKQTQTKIAVESSSEESDVPIPFEDTSEYESSSDERSEPDVSDLVVGDFVIVRFASKSRSHHYIGLVDSFADNEVSARFLRRIRGITSSKKPTFVFKENDEASFPRKDVLKKLPQPQQAGGTARREQQFIFPCNLDHWNIE; encoded by the exons ATGCCAAGGACCTACAGACGGAAGACCAGCTGGGGCTCAACACCCCTGGAGGAGATTGAAAGGGCAGCGAGTGAAGTCAAGGGAGGAAAGTCCATAAGATCAGTGGCTAAAGAAAGACAAATTGACAGGTCAACAGTCAGGAGATATATTAAAAAGAGGGACACACAGGAGGTCAAATCGGTTGGCTATAGTGGAACAGCTTCAGCAAAGAGAGTCTTCTCTGAGGAGGTGGAGAAGGAGCTAGCAGAGCATATCAAGAAGCTTGCAGAGCAGTTCCATGGCATTTCCCCAAAGAAATGCCGTGAACTGGCATTAGAATTGGCAGGCAGAAACAACATTCCTACTCCCAGCAACTGGACAGAGAAAGGTTTAGCCG GTAAAGAATGGTTCAAGAATTTCTTGGCACGCCACCATCTCTCTTGCCGTATGCCTGAGGCAACATCTTTGGGAAGAGCTACAGCCTTCAATAAGACTACAGTTGGGGAGTTCTTTGACAATCTGGCTAAAGTGATCGACAG gtATAAATTCCCCCCAAACATGATTTTTAATGTTGACGAAACAGGTGTAACAACAGTACAGACACCAAAGCAGGTAGtggcagaaaaaggaaaaaaacaagtggGCTCCATCACATCTGCTGAAAGAGTCGAACTGGTGACTGTAGTCTGTGCTGTCAATGCGACTGGTAACGCAGTCCCTCCGATGTTTATCTTCCCAAGGGTTAGATACAAAGACCACTTCATTGCAGGAGCACCTCCGGGATCAATTGGTACCACTACAAGATCAGGCTGGATCAGTGAAGATGTCTTTGTTGTGTTCCTTGAACATCTGGTTCAGCAGACCAAGTGCTCCCCTGACCTGCCACTGCTGCTAATCATGGATAACCATGAAGCCCACATTTCACTGAAGGCTTTGGACATAGCAAAAACAAGTGGTATTGTAATGCTCACAATTCCACCCCACACTTCCCATCGCCTTCAGCCTCTGGATAAGTGTGTGTATGGTCCATTTAAAACCTATTACAACAGAGCTCTTGATGGCTGGATGAGGTCCAACCCAGGCAAAACTGCCAGCATATACCAAATTGCTGGTTGTGtgaatgatgctttcatgtcaGCAATGACACCACGAAATATCTCCTCGGGATTTAGAGCCACTGGGATTTTCCCTTACAACAGAGATATCTTCTCTGATGCAGAGTTTGAGCCATCCATGGTGTCAGACAGGCCCAACCTGGAGCAGCAGCCTGCCGCTGAAGGTGTTGCACCTGTGGTTTCAGCCTCTCTTTCTGCTGAGCTACCTTCACCAGACCCTGTACATGCATGTGGTTCACGAAGTGACCCCAACCATGCTCGATATGTGTCTCCCACTGATATTCTACCCTTACCCAAAAGTCAGCAgcccaggaaacaaacaaatcGAAAGCGTGTGAAGACACGAATCCTGACTGATACACCTGAAAAGCAGGCAATTGAGAGACACCATGAAGAAAGGACAAATAAACTGAaaggcaaaaaagaaataatccaCAAAAAGCAAGGAATGTGGAAGAGGAAACAAACCCAGACAAAAATTGCAGTGGAAAGCAGCTCTGAGGAGAGTGATGTTCCCATCCCATTTGAAGACACTTCTGAGTATGAGAGTTCCAGCGATGAAAGAAGTGAACCAGATGTCTCAGACCTGGTAGTTGGTGACTTTGTCATCGTAAGATTTGCATCCAAATCCAGGAGCCACCATTACATTGGCCTGGTTGACAGCTTTGCAGACAACGAAGTGAGTGCCAGATTTCTCAGAAGAATCCGAGGGATCACTAGCAGTAAGAAACCCACGTTtgtgttcaaggaaaatgatgaGGCATCTTTCCCACGCAAGGATGTGCTGAAGAAGCTACCTCAACCTCAACAGGCTGGAGGAACTGCAAGGAGGGAGCAACAGTTCATATTCCCCTGCAACCTTGATCATTGGAATATTGAATAG